A genomic stretch from Methylophilus medardicus includes:
- the ahpC gene encoding alkyl hydroperoxide reductase subunit C has product MSLINTQVQPFKAQAFHNGKFIEVTEESLKGKWSVLIFMPAAFTFNCPTEVEDAADNYAEFQKAGAEVYIVTTDTHFSHKVWHETSPAVGKAKFPLVGDPTHQLTRAFDVHIDEEGLALRGTFVINADGVIKTAEVHSNEIARDVKETLRKLKAAQYTAAHPGQVCPAKWNDGAATLTPSLDLVGKI; this is encoded by the coding sequence ATGTCATTGATTAATACACAAGTACAACCATTTAAGGCGCAAGCATTTCACAACGGTAAATTTATCGAAGTGACTGAAGAGTCTTTAAAAGGCAAATGGTCTGTGTTGATTTTTATGCCAGCAGCGTTCACATTCAACTGCCCAACAGAAGTTGAAGATGCCGCTGACAACTATGCAGAGTTCCAGAAGGCTGGTGCTGAAGTGTACATCGTGACCACCGATACGCACTTCTCCCACAAAGTTTGGCACGAGACTTCACCAGCAGTGGGTAAAGCAAAATTCCCATTGGTGGGTGACCCAACCCATCAATTAACACGCGCATTTGACGTACATATTGATGAAGAAGGCTTGGCATTGCGCGGCACTTTCGTGATCAACGCGGATGGCGTGATCAAAACAGCTGAAGTACACAGCAACGAAATCGCGCGTGATGTGAAAGAGACTTTGCGCAAGTTGAAAGCTGCACAATACACTGCTGCCCATCCAGGCCAAGTGTGCCCAGCCAAATGGAATGACGGTGCTGCGACATTGACACCTTCTTTGGACTTGGTTGGTAAGATCTAA
- the soxZ gene encoding thiosulfate oxidation carrier complex protein SoxZ codes for MQDSQRRAWLKGCLALAALPLGLLARKVEAATWFAQAFEAKQTSQVLAALHATAVPMANDLQIEAPQKAENGAVVQIEINSQQAAGALSHLRLLADANPTPLIATFALGDRVLPKLVTRIKLAQSGEVIVLSQQVNGQFQQQRRQVIVLEDGCGGDDRDEPFASSMKMRARLLVESPLGNNVTELKIIILHPMRTGRGKREDGQLLPAHFMQIMQVVLNGQVIVDAQTGTGISRNPYFTFYLKEVKAGDVIAVNWQDNLGFEGHGQVSVSV; via the coding sequence ATGCAAGACAGTCAACGAAGAGCATGGTTAAAAGGGTGTCTCGCATTAGCAGCGTTGCCATTGGGGCTGTTGGCGCGAAAAGTGGAGGCGGCTACTTGGTTTGCGCAAGCGTTTGAGGCCAAACAAACCTCACAGGTGCTGGCTGCGCTACATGCCACAGCGGTGCCGATGGCCAATGATTTGCAGATTGAAGCACCGCAAAAAGCGGAAAACGGTGCGGTGGTGCAAATTGAAATTAACAGTCAGCAAGCCGCGGGTGCGCTTAGCCATCTTCGCTTATTGGCAGATGCCAATCCGACCCCGTTGATTGCCACTTTTGCCCTTGGTGATCGCGTGTTGCCCAAACTGGTGACGCGCATCAAGCTGGCGCAGTCGGGCGAGGTGATTGTGCTCTCGCAACAAGTGAACGGGCAGTTTCAACAGCAGCGCCGCCAGGTCATTGTCCTTGAAGATGGTTGTGGCGGCGATGATCGCGATGAACCCTTTGCTAGTAGCATGAAAATGCGCGCGCGCTTGCTTGTGGAGAGTCCGCTGGGCAACAACGTCACTGAACTAAAAATCATAATTCTGCATCCCATGCGTACAGGCCGCGGCAAGCGCGAGGATGGCCAACTGTTGCCCGCACATTTTATGCAGATAATGCAGGTGGTGTTGAACGGTCAAGTCATCGTGGATGCGCAAACTGGCACCGGCATCTCACGCAACCCCTACTTCACTTTTTATTTAAAAGAGGTCAAGGCCGGTGATGTGATTGCAGTAAACTGGCAGGATAATCTTGGCTTTGAGGGCCATGGCCAAGTCAGTGTCTCGGTGTAA